The following are from one region of the Longimicrobium sp. genome:
- a CDS encoding 1-acyl-sn-glycerol-3-phosphate acyltransferase, with amino-acid sequence MWLLPIFSPLSRFALRVFYRLDVTGERVPSRGPVLLVANHPNSLLDPAAVVAVAGRPVRFLAKAPLFDDGQVGWLVRGAGAIPVYRKQDDPAAMSGNDDTFRAAHEALAAGDAVGIFPEGISHTSPSLAPLKTGAARIALGAAARIGGAFPVVPVGLVFREKESFRSEGMLVVGEPVAWDDLAARGEGDRAAVGELTDRIDEAIRRVTINLDRWEDAPLLEAAEGIFSAETPTDPSPAARVRRMREAAASLARLRHDERGPWTALAHEVAEHARSLEVLGMTPEQLRAGNRADLAARWIVRQLVFFALGVPISAVGTILFFIPYRATRPAAALTKPSHDMQATTKLLLGSVIHLVWIVALAAVAGWRVGILAGLAALLVLPAIGLVTLHVRDRWQRATGEARRFILRARRRRTLDELRARQRELAKRLNALWEETREPLALP; translated from the coding sequence GTGTGGCTCCTCCCCATCTTCTCGCCCCTTTCCCGCTTCGCGCTCCGGGTGTTCTACCGGCTCGACGTGACGGGCGAGCGCGTGCCGTCGAGGGGGCCGGTTCTGCTGGTGGCGAACCATCCCAACTCGCTGCTCGATCCCGCGGCGGTGGTGGCGGTGGCGGGGCGGCCGGTTCGGTTCCTGGCGAAGGCGCCCCTCTTTGACGACGGGCAGGTGGGGTGGCTCGTCCGCGGCGCGGGGGCGATTCCGGTGTACCGCAAGCAGGATGACCCCGCCGCCATGAGCGGCAACGACGACACCTTTCGCGCCGCGCACGAGGCGCTCGCGGCCGGCGACGCAGTGGGGATCTTCCCCGAGGGCATCAGCCACACCAGCCCGTCGCTCGCGCCGCTGAAGACGGGGGCCGCACGCATCGCGCTGGGCGCCGCGGCGCGGATCGGCGGAGCATTCCCGGTGGTGCCCGTCGGGCTCGTGTTCCGCGAAAAGGAATCGTTCCGCTCCGAGGGGATGCTGGTGGTGGGCGAGCCCGTGGCCTGGGATGACCTTGCCGCGCGCGGCGAAGGCGACCGCGCCGCCGTGGGCGAGCTGACGGACCGCATCGACGAGGCGATCCGCCGCGTGACGATCAACCTGGACCGCTGGGAGGACGCGCCGCTCCTGGAAGCCGCAGAGGGCATCTTTTCCGCCGAGACGCCCACCGACCCTTCTCCCGCGGCGCGCGTACGGCGGATGCGCGAGGCCGCGGCGTCGCTGGCCCGCCTGCGCCACGACGAGCGCGGGCCCTGGACAGCGCTGGCGCACGAGGTGGCCGAGCACGCCCGCTCCCTCGAGGTGCTCGGGATGACGCCCGAACAGCTCAGGGCCGGCAATCGCGCCGACCTCGCCGCCCGGTGGATCGTGCGCCAGCTCGTCTTTTTCGCGCTGGGCGTCCCCATCTCCGCGGTGGGCACGATTCTTTTCTTCATCCCGTACCGCGCCACGCGCCCCGCCGCCGCGCTGACGAAGCCGAGCCACGACATGCAGGCCACCACCAAGCTGCTCCTCGGCTCGGTGATTCACCTGGTGTGGATCGTGGCGCTGGCGGCGGTCGCCGGCTGGCGCGTCGGCATCCTGGCCGGGCTGGCGGCGCTCCTCGTGCTCCCCGCGATCGGTCTGGTGACGCTGCACGTGCGCGACCGCTGGCAGCGCGCGACCGGCGAGGCGCGGCGCTTCATCCTGCGCGCACGCAGACGCCGGACGTTGGACGAGCTGCGCGCCCGCCAGCGCGAGCTCGCAAAGCGACTCAACGCGCTCTGGGAAGAGACCCGCGAGCCGCTGGCCCTCCCCTGA
- a CDS encoding sugar nucleotide-binding protein gives MRVLITGGAGLLGGTLISTARDGVEVHATQRRTPVSGAAAHTVDLADAPAVAALLEHLRPDAVIHTAYCKEDPERDIVAASRAVAEGCAGISAALVHVSTDLVLDGEHAPYDESAEAAPIEEYGRWKAEAERVVLAAAPDAAIARTSLIVRADPPDALTARLVESLRAGEPSRLYVDELRCPIFVEDLARQLWEIAALPAERRSGVWNLVGPEAVSRFTIGTLIARRFGLDASLLTPALNATHPAPRPRDLRLLTPRADRELTTRARTITAALVGPPPPLVTSRPLPQ, from the coding sequence ATGCGCGTCCTGATCACCGGCGGCGCCGGCCTGCTCGGCGGTACGCTAATCTCCACCGCGCGCGATGGCGTGGAGGTGCACGCTACGCAGCGCCGCACCCCCGTCTCCGGGGCCGCGGCGCACACCGTGGACCTGGCCGACGCGCCCGCGGTCGCCGCGTTGCTTGAACACCTGCGCCCCGATGCGGTGATCCACACGGCGTACTGCAAGGAGGATCCGGAGCGCGACATCGTGGCCGCCTCGCGCGCGGTCGCGGAGGGGTGCGCGGGCATCAGCGCCGCGCTCGTGCACGTGAGCACGGACCTGGTGCTGGACGGCGAGCACGCCCCTTACGACGAGTCCGCCGAGGCGGCGCCGATCGAGGAGTACGGGCGCTGGAAGGCAGAGGCGGAGCGCGTCGTGCTGGCCGCCGCGCCGGATGCGGCCATCGCGCGCACCTCCCTCATCGTTCGCGCCGACCCGCCGGACGCCCTCACCGCGCGCCTCGTTGAGTCGCTCCGCGCGGGCGAGCCGTCGCGCCTGTACGTGGACGAGCTGCGCTGCCCGATCTTCGTGGAAGATCTCGCCCGCCAGCTCTGGGAGATCGCTGCCCTCCCCGCGGAACGGCGCTCGGGCGTGTGGAACCTGGTGGGTCCCGAAGCGGTGAGCCGCTTCACGATCGGCACTCTGATCGCGCGCCGCTTCGGGCTCGATGCATCGCTCCTGACGCCCGCGCTCAACGCCACCCATCCCGCGCCTCGCCCCCGCGACCTGCGCCTTCTCACCCCCCGCGCCGACCGGGAGCTGACCACGCGCGCGCGCACGATCACGGCGGCGCTGGTAGGGCCCCCACCCCCGCTCGTCACCTCGCGGCCCCTCCCCCAATAA
- a CDS encoding MFS transporter has product MLEPGIAAPPPETVPHKAPHEIRRISVASWVLYDLANTIFSMGVISLYFSLWVRDQVGATRADTTYGIITAISMALIFMFSPLLGAMTDRAPRRMPFLIVSTTICVAFTALLARSGFYTTAVCFVVANVAYQAGLQFYDALLPEVSTEENRGRIGGIGVGVGYLGSYFAVGMGILLGTGNKPLLFTAIAVAFLLLSIPCFLFVRERGNPRPRPIGWAMVRDSTSQTIRTLKEGQRYPGLVRFLVGRVFYTDAINTVISIMALYTVNVAVSTGMTEAEGQKQAQFILMSAITFAVLGGFFWGWMTDRHGPRRTLNLVLIAWMAIFTFAGAVGIVGLPLWCLYVVACAAGLALGGVWAADRPYMLRLTPPARVGEFYGLYGMVGRFSAITGPIIWAAVTYLTIQVAHMMPRVGQGIGVLVLLGMIVLSFIILQPISDKPREWSDEERGDR; this is encoded by the coding sequence ATGCTCGAGCCCGGAATCGCCGCGCCGCCTCCCGAAACGGTGCCGCACAAGGCGCCGCACGAGATCAGGCGCATCTCGGTGGCGAGCTGGGTGCTGTACGACCTGGCGAACACCATCTTTTCGATGGGCGTCATCTCGCTCTACTTCTCCCTCTGGGTGCGCGACCAGGTGGGGGCCACGCGCGCGGACACCACGTACGGGATCATCACGGCGATCTCGATGGCGCTCATCTTCATGTTCTCGCCGCTGCTGGGGGCGATGACGGACCGAGCGCCCAGGCGGATGCCCTTTTTGATCGTCAGCACGACGATCTGCGTCGCGTTCACGGCGCTCCTGGCGCGCTCCGGCTTCTACACCACGGCCGTCTGCTTCGTCGTCGCCAACGTGGCGTACCAGGCGGGGCTCCAGTTCTACGACGCGCTCCTCCCCGAGGTCAGCACCGAGGAGAACCGCGGCCGCATCGGCGGGATCGGAGTCGGCGTGGGGTACCTCGGCTCCTACTTCGCGGTCGGGATGGGCATCCTGCTTGGCACGGGTAACAAGCCGCTGCTCTTCACCGCCATCGCGGTCGCCTTCCTCCTCCTCTCCATCCCCTGCTTCCTCTTCGTGCGCGAGCGCGGCAACCCGCGTCCCCGCCCCATCGGCTGGGCGATGGTGCGCGACTCCACCTCGCAGACCATCCGCACGCTCAAGGAGGGACAGCGCTACCCAGGCCTTGTGCGCTTCCTCGTGGGCCGCGTCTTCTACACGGACGCCATCAACACCGTGATCTCCATCATGGCGCTGTACACGGTCAACGTCGCCGTCAGCACGGGGATGACGGAGGCGGAGGGGCAGAAGCAGGCGCAGTTCATCCTCATGTCCGCCATCACCTTTGCGGTATTGGGCGGCTTCTTCTGGGGATGGATGACGGACCGCCACGGCCCGCGCCGCACGCTGAACCTCGTGCTGATCGCGTGGATGGCGATCTTCACCTTCGCGGGAGCGGTCGGCATCGTGGGGCTCCCGCTCTGGTGCCTGTACGTGGTCGCGTGCGCCGCGGGCCTGGCGCTGGGCGGCGTGTGGGCCGCGGATCGCCCCTACATGCTGCGCCTGACCCCGCCGGCCCGCGTCGGCGAGTTCTACGGGCTGTACGGGATGGTGGGGCGCTTCTCCGCCATCACGGGTCCCATCATCTGGGCCGCTGTGACCTACCTGACCATTCAGGTGGCGCACATGATGCCCCGCGTGGGCCAGGGGATCGGGGTTCTGGTGCTGCTGGGGATGATCGTGCTGAGCTTCATCATCCTACAGCCCATCTCGGACAAGCCCCGCGAGTGGAGCGACGAAGAACGCGGAGACCGTTGA
- a CDS encoding HipA domain-containing protein: MAHYDVHLHEISVGQVAHDEVQNRSSFRFSEDYRRLPRRPVLGQYFEDDLHRTYRGKRDSIPPFFANLVPEGALRDLLRRSLNLDADADLPILVAVGRDLPGAVEVLPAAVDAGLFADSDEILGERNGKEPLGGREPEDLGLRFSLPGVQMKFSVLRESEKISLPVHGQLGDWIVKLESRRFTRLVENEYATMQWARATGMDVPDCQVVPLETMPSVLRPFAPEGTDAFMIRRYDREGMRRIHQEDFAQVVNLPPSHKYEQITYDGAAGLVRQIVGFEGYLEYIRRLAFMIASGNMDAHLKNWSLLYPDDVAAVLSPLYDQVATVAWPDESERKLALNLAGNKDPFQTDLPAFGRLAVKAGGDPKETLRVVDQTLDEAANAWATSVAAESMPPEHVTRLRDYWSRVPLLKPHFGRFSRG; encoded by the coding sequence ATGGCCCACTACGATGTACATCTTCATGAAATCTCTGTGGGCCAAGTGGCACATGACGAAGTCCAGAACCGCTCGTCCTTCCGGTTCTCGGAGGACTATCGTCGTTTGCCTCGCCGGCCGGTCTTGGGACAGTACTTCGAGGACGACTTACACCGGACTTACCGTGGTAAGCGCGACTCGATCCCTCCGTTTTTCGCCAATCTCGTTCCGGAGGGAGCTCTCCGCGACTTGTTGCGCCGTTCACTTAACCTAGACGCAGATGCGGATCTCCCCATCTTGGTAGCGGTAGGACGGGATCTGCCCGGTGCGGTGGAAGTGCTACCCGCCGCAGTAGATGCCGGGCTGTTTGCGGATTCTGACGAAATCCTCGGAGAGCGGAACGGAAAAGAACCCCTTGGAGGTCGAGAACCGGAAGACCTTGGTCTTCGCTTCTCGCTCCCCGGCGTTCAAATGAAATTTTCCGTTCTGAGGGAAAGCGAGAAAATCTCCCTTCCAGTGCACGGTCAACTCGGTGACTGGATCGTAAAGCTCGAGTCGCGACGCTTTACGCGACTCGTGGAGAACGAGTATGCGACGATGCAGTGGGCTCGGGCGACCGGCATGGACGTTCCCGACTGCCAAGTGGTACCGCTGGAGACGATGCCATCCGTTTTGCGTCCGTTCGCACCGGAGGGTACCGACGCATTCATGATCCGGCGATACGACCGAGAAGGGATGCGAAGGATACACCAGGAGGATTTCGCACAAGTCGTCAATTTACCTCCGTCTCACAAGTATGAACAAATCACGTATGACGGGGCTGCAGGGCTGGTGCGTCAGATAGTGGGATTTGAAGGTTACCTCGAATACATCCGTCGCCTCGCGTTCATGATCGCCTCAGGAAATATGGACGCGCATCTCAAAAACTGGTCACTGCTCTATCCGGATGACGTGGCCGCGGTGCTGTCTCCGTTGTACGATCAGGTGGCGACAGTCGCATGGCCCGACGAAAGTGAGCGCAAGTTGGCATTGAATCTTGCGGGCAATAAGGATCCTTTTCAGACTGACCTACCTGCCTTCGGGAGGCTTGCGGTGAAGGCGGGGGGCGACCCGAAGGAGACCCTACGGGTGGTAGACCAGACGCTGGATGAGGCTGCGAACGCTTGGGCTACGTCGGTAGCTGCCGAATCAATGCCACCGGAACATGTCACGCGCCTGCGCGATTATTGGAGTCGCGTTCCGCTGCTAAAACCGCACTTCGGCAGGTTCTCGCGCGGATAG
- a CDS encoding phosphatase domain-containing protein: protein MADWNKAFGRFLDRVDNKIDEQRRRLGATGGAGKVARIDAYRGYGTPERAFVRGRVLRGSPIPAADAADSVWLNLASMVQRFESDEVPRARVRVVFAGGERTVTTDDEGYFECEVDPRPPFAPNAIWHEVVLELLEPLEGDEPVRTLAHVMVPPAASAFGVISDLDDTVIRTGVASKLRMARTVFFGNARTRAPFPGVAAFYRALQHGTGAAPFNPIFYVSSSPWNLHDLLAEFLTLQKIPLGPLLLRDWGLSGEVLPTSNEEHKMRAIERIMTHYPTLPFILVGDTSQEDPEIYSRVVHSYPNRIPAVYIRNVEARPERVEAIRALAAEVEKAGSALVLADDTLAAAEHAVSRGWIASDALAEIRAEADASTQPRASAAGEEVNEELSTE, encoded by the coding sequence ATGGCCGATTGGAACAAGGCGTTCGGGCGCTTCCTGGACCGCGTGGACAACAAGATCGACGAGCAGCGGCGACGACTCGGCGCCACCGGGGGCGCGGGGAAGGTGGCGCGCATCGACGCGTACCGCGGCTACGGGACGCCGGAGCGGGCCTTCGTGCGTGGGCGCGTGCTGCGCGGCTCCCCCATCCCGGCGGCCGACGCGGCGGACAGCGTGTGGCTGAACCTGGCCTCCATGGTCCAGCGCTTCGAGAGCGACGAGGTGCCGCGCGCCCGCGTCCGCGTCGTCTTCGCCGGCGGCGAACGCACCGTGACGACGGACGACGAGGGGTACTTCGAGTGCGAGGTGGATCCGCGCCCCCCCTTTGCCCCCAACGCCATCTGGCACGAAGTCGTGCTGGAGCTGCTGGAGCCGCTCGAGGGCGACGAGCCCGTGCGGACGCTGGCGCACGTCATGGTGCCGCCGGCCGCGAGCGCGTTCGGGGTGATCAGCGATCTGGACGACACGGTGATCCGCACCGGCGTCGCGTCCAAGCTGCGCATGGCGCGCACGGTCTTCTTCGGCAACGCCCGCACGCGCGCGCCCTTCCCGGGCGTGGCGGCCTTCTACCGCGCGCTCCAGCACGGCACGGGCGCGGCGCCGTTCAACCCGATCTTCTACGTCTCCAGCAGCCCCTGGAACCTGCACGACCTCCTCGCGGAGTTCCTGACGCTCCAAAAGATCCCGCTCGGCCCCCTCCTCCTGCGCGACTGGGGGCTCTCCGGCGAAGTGCTCCCCACCTCCAACGAGGAGCACAAGATGAGGGCGATCGAGCGGATCATGACCCACTACCCCACCCTCCCCTTCATCCTGGTGGGCGACACCAGCCAGGAGGATCCGGAGATCTACTCGCGCGTCGTGCACAGCTACCCGAACCGCATTCCCGCCGTCTACATCCGCAACGTGGAGGCGCGGCCGGAGCGCGTGGAAGCCATCCGCGCCCTCGCCGCGGAGGTGGAGAAGGCCGGGAGCGCCCTCGTGCTGGCCGACGACACCCTTGCCGCCGCCGAGCACGCCGTCTCCCGCGGCTGGATCGCCTCCGACGCCCTCGCCGAGATCCGCGCCGAGGCCGACGCCAGCACCCAGCCCCGCGCCTCCGCCGCCGGCGAGGAGGTCAACGAGGAGCTGAGCACGGAGTAG
- a CDS encoding alpha/beta fold hydrolase codes for MNQPDRTEPPPAKAFVPRPFRPARWLPGAHGQTVAGRYLRERTGVHYRRERMETEDGDFVDLDWATVEGIALPAAAPLVLLVHGLEGSASSSYMLESCRALAECGLRAVAMNFRSCSGEPNRALRFYHAGDTADLSAVLRHLREREPDVTLGALGFSLGGNVLLKYLGERGEGSAVRAAAAVSVPFDLMAGAEYMDASFMGRRYTEVLLRSLRRKFGDRQAEIGDRCDARRALSSQSFRDFDDAVTARLHGFRDVADYYGQSSSAQFLSAIRVPTLLVHAADDPFVPPHAIPREAVEANPSLTAVFTERGGHVGFIQGKPWAPEFWAEREAARFLAERLPHP; via the coding sequence ATGAACCAACCCGATCGCACCGAGCCGCCGCCCGCGAAGGCGTTCGTGCCGCGCCCCTTCCGCCCCGCGCGCTGGCTGCCGGGCGCGCACGGCCAGACCGTCGCCGGGCGCTACCTGCGTGAGCGGACCGGCGTGCACTACCGGCGCGAGCGCATGGAGACGGAGGACGGCGACTTCGTGGACCTGGACTGGGCCACGGTCGAAGGGATCGCGCTCCCGGCCGCCGCGCCGCTGGTGCTGCTGGTGCACGGCCTGGAGGGGAGCGCCAGCTCGTCGTACATGCTGGAAAGCTGCCGCGCCCTGGCCGAGTGCGGTCTGCGCGCCGTGGCGATGAACTTTCGCTCATGCAGCGGCGAGCCGAACCGCGCGCTCCGCTTCTACCACGCGGGCGACACGGCGGACCTCTCCGCCGTTCTTCGCCACCTGCGCGAGCGCGAGCCGGACGTCACCTTGGGCGCGCTCGGCTTCTCGCTGGGCGGCAACGTCCTTCTCAAGTACCTCGGAGAGCGGGGGGAGGGTTCCGCGGTGCGCGCGGCGGCGGCGGTGTCGGTGCCGTTCGACCTCATGGCGGGCGCGGAGTACATGGACGCCAGCTTCATGGGCCGCAGGTACACGGAGGTGCTCCTGCGCTCCCTCCGCCGCAAGTTCGGCGACAGGCAGGCGGAGATCGGGGACCGCTGCGACGCACGGCGCGCGCTCTCTTCGCAATCCTTCCGCGACTTCGACGATGCGGTGACGGCGCGTCTGCACGGCTTCCGCGACGTGGCGGACTACTACGGGCAGTCCAGCTCGGCGCAGTTTCTCTCCGCCATCCGCGTGCCCACGCTCCTGGTGCACGCCGCGGACGACCCGTTCGTCCCGCCGCACGCCATCCCCCGCGAAGCGGTGGAGGCCAATCCCAGCCTCACGGCGGTCTTTACGGAGCGCGGCGGGCACGTGGGGTTCATCCAGGGCAAGCCGTGGGCGCCGGAGTTCTGGGCGGAGCGCGAGGCGGCGCGTTTTCTGGCCGAACGGCTCCCGCACCCGTAA
- a CDS encoding flavin reductase family protein — translation MILDTGALSNRERYQLLTSLVVPRPIAWVSTQSAAGARNLAPFSYFAAVSATPFLISISIGSRRGEPKDTLRNIRETGVFCINVVTEPQLPQMNTTSGEYGPEVDEFERAGLLAAQAESVGAPYVADCPAVLECRLFKEVELEGSVNTLVIGEVLRVRLSDAAPLIPATLLADSVALRPVARLWGDLYSTLGEIPVLAR, via the coding sequence ATGATCCTGGACACGGGGGCGCTCTCCAACCGCGAGCGCTACCAGCTCCTCACCTCGCTGGTCGTGCCCCGCCCCATCGCGTGGGTCTCCACGCAGTCGGCGGCGGGCGCGCGGAACCTGGCGCCGTTCAGCTACTTCGCCGCGGTCAGCGCCACACCGTTCCTCATCTCCATCTCCATTGGCAGCCGCCGCGGCGAGCCCAAGGACACCCTCCGCAACATCCGCGAGACCGGCGTCTTCTGCATCAACGTCGTCACCGAGCCGCAGCTCCCCCAGATGAACACGACCTCCGGCGAGTACGGGCCGGAGGTCGATGAGTTCGAGCGCGCTGGCTTGCTAGCCGCGCAGGCGGAATCGGTGGGCGCGCCCTACGTTGCGGACTGCCCCGCCGTGCTGGAGTGCCGGCTGTTCAAGGAGGTGGAGCTGGAAGGCTCCGTCAACACGCTCGTCATCGGCGAGGTCCTGCGCGTCCGCCTCTCCGACGCCGCCCCGCTGATCCCCGCCACCCTCCTCGCCGACAGCGTCGCCCTTCGGCCCGTCGCACGCCTCTGGGGCGACCTGTACTCCACCCTCGGCGAGATCCCGGTGCTCGCGCGGTAA
- a CDS encoding HD domain-containing protein, translated as MSEGLDLQEQQAQWGCTVEERFSHRLPLNVPSRNNRKVAALIQRINQDEELYSLWLAANVNAVERLGMTDHGPVHVKIVMNIATKLLRMLLERGAKPGVVENYGMGNDDAEVVVVMAALCHDLGMSIHRADHEGFSLFVAQAKIKELLSELYDVRSATILRSEILHAIIAHRSGGKPLTLEAGIVRVADALDMAKGRSRIPFATGAASIHSVSAAAIEAVHIEPGVTKPVRVRIEMSNSAGVFQLDQLFREKLKGSGLEPYIELEALIEGEAEKRLVTSFQL; from the coding sequence ATGTCGGAAGGACTGGACTTGCAGGAGCAGCAGGCGCAGTGGGGATGCACGGTGGAGGAGCGGTTCAGCCACCGCCTTCCGCTCAACGTCCCCAGCCGCAACAACCGCAAGGTGGCGGCGCTCATCCAGCGCATCAACCAGGACGAGGAGCTGTATTCCCTCTGGCTCGCGGCGAACGTCAACGCGGTTGAGCGGCTGGGGATGACGGATCACGGGCCGGTGCACGTCAAGATCGTGATGAACATCGCCACCAAGCTGCTGCGCATGCTGCTGGAGCGCGGCGCCAAGCCCGGCGTGGTGGAGAACTACGGGATGGGGAACGACGACGCCGAGGTGGTGGTCGTCATGGCGGCGCTCTGCCACGACCTGGGGATGTCGATCCACCGCGCGGACCACGAGGGCTTCTCGCTCTTTGTAGCCCAGGCCAAGATCAAGGAGCTGCTCTCCGAGCTGTACGACGTCCGCTCCGCCACCATTCTGCGCTCGGAGATCCTGCATGCCATCATCGCCCACCGCTCCGGCGGCAAGCCGCTGACGCTGGAGGCGGGGATCGTGCGCGTGGCGGACGCGCTGGACATGGCCAAGGGCCGCTCGCGCATCCCCTTCGCCACGGGAGCGGCGAGCATCCACTCCGTCTCCGCCGCGGCGATCGAGGCGGTGCACATCGAGCCCGGCGTCACCAAGCCGGTGCGCGTGCGGATCGAGATGTCCAACTCCGCCGGCGTCTTCCAGCTCGACCAGCTCTTTCGCGAGAAGCTCAAGGGGAGCGGCCTGGAGCCGTACATCGAGCTCGAAGCGCTGATCGAGGGCGAGGCAGAGAAGCGGCTGGTGACATCCTTCCAACTCTAA
- a CDS encoding alpha/beta fold hydrolase has translation MSATLLYERSIPEGVQDGAPLVVLLHGRGSDRFDLAGLAPHIAPGAVVITPQAPHSGVPWGYGPGWAWYRFLGRNRPEPESFEASQDALGTFLSEIRATLPVKTGPLVLGGFSQGGVMSMAYALRNPGAAPMVMNFSGFLADHPSVRPTPESVAGTRFWWGHGTMDPQIPFDLAIEGRGLLQSAGAELETRDYPMGHGISPDEARDARAWIQAEVARPG, from the coding sequence ATGAGCGCGACGCTCCTGTACGAGCGGTCCATCCCCGAGGGGGTGCAGGACGGGGCACCCCTGGTGGTGCTCCTCCACGGCCGCGGGAGCGACCGCTTCGACCTTGCGGGGCTGGCGCCGCACATCGCCCCGGGTGCCGTCGTGATCACTCCGCAGGCGCCGCACTCCGGCGTGCCGTGGGGCTACGGGCCGGGATGGGCGTGGTACCGCTTCCTCGGCCGCAACCGCCCCGAGCCGGAGAGCTTCGAGGCAAGCCAGGACGCGCTCGGCACTTTCCTCTCCGAGATCCGCGCCACACTCCCGGTGAAGACGGGCCCCCTCGTCCTCGGCGGCTTCTCGCAGGGCGGGGTGATGTCGATGGCGTACGCGCTCCGCAATCCCGGCGCGGCGCCGATGGTGATGAACTTCAGCGGCTTCCTGGCCGACCATCCCAGCGTGCGCCCCACCCCGGAATCGGTTGCGGGGACGCGCTTCTGGTGGGGGCATGGGACGATGGACCCGCAGATCCCCTTCGACCTCGCTATCGAGGGGCGCGGGCTCCTGCAGTCCGCCGGCGCGGAGCTGGAGACGCGCGACTACCCGATGGGCCACGGCATCTCGCCGGACGAGGCGCGCGATGCCCGCGCCTGGATCCAGGCCGAAGTGGCGCGCCCGGGATGA
- a CDS encoding DUF262 domain-containing protein — translation MMTNSKHLAVRPEADTETVEDLVGRVTRGTVRIPSFQRGLKWGPTDVISLFESIYRGYPIGSLLLRKGAADAASIKIGPLRIDAPETPSALWVIDGQQRLTALAAGLARPTPVPSTPVDPHVVYFDAANQSFHAPPKSGDIPSTWVPVAHLLDASDLSEWIFSWPHSGDASLRTSVFQAGTRLRQYRVPLYVVETDDEELLKDIFFRTNNSGKALEWKEVHDALFGDSADRPTTLSDLASELQQLGMGRPDEEQLHSCLIAYKGLDVTRSFAEHYRKDPDVLRDAVRDALPAIRRVLSFLRRYAEVPHLRLLPRSLPLVVLTRFFHLFPDPSARSLQLLARWIWRTLLTTAFYDERTLLRRGVAVIDADDEESSVQSLLALVPNSEPADFALPARFDARAAESRIALLGMTSLNPLDLHDGRPIDVAALIEERDAAAFRSIIPHHSGLARSPANRILLPGLGSARKELLALREERLTDVLASHAICGDAHAALLSGRPEEFLQHRKAEIERAVRDLARRLAAWDRNDRPSLQYILADAGQED, via the coding sequence ATGATGACTAATTCCAAACATCTTGCGGTGCGACCCGAGGCGGACACGGAGACCGTCGAGGACTTGGTAGGCAGAGTGACGCGAGGAACCGTCAGAATCCCGTCATTCCAGCGTGGCCTCAAATGGGGCCCTACTGACGTAATCTCTCTTTTTGAGAGCATCTATCGTGGATATCCTATCGGATCTCTGCTCCTCCGCAAAGGCGCAGCAGATGCGGCGTCCATCAAGATAGGCCCGTTACGCATCGATGCCCCGGAAACGCCGTCCGCGCTGTGGGTGATCGACGGGCAACAACGACTTACCGCGCTTGCGGCAGGACTAGCGCGTCCCACGCCGGTGCCGTCGACACCGGTCGATCCACACGTTGTATACTTTGACGCCGCCAACCAAAGCTTCCACGCCCCGCCTAAGAGTGGAGATATTCCCAGCACCTGGGTTCCAGTTGCTCATCTACTCGATGCATCCGATCTAAGCGAATGGATTTTTAGCTGGCCGCATTCTGGTGACGCGTCCCTCCGTACCTCCGTGTTCCAAGCAGGAACGCGGCTACGACAGTACCGCGTTCCGCTCTACGTAGTAGAGACGGATGACGAAGAGTTGTTGAAGGATATCTTTTTCCGCACGAACAATTCCGGCAAAGCTCTGGAGTGGAAAGAGGTACATGATGCTCTCTTCGGAGACTCCGCCGACCGGCCGACCACGTTGAGCGACTTGGCTTCCGAACTTCAGCAGTTAGGGATGGGCCGGCCAGACGAGGAGCAGCTTCACTCCTGCCTCATAGCGTACAAAGGACTGGACGTCACCAGAAGTTTTGCAGAGCACTACCGGAAAGACCCGGACGTTCTCCGTGATGCTGTCCGAGACGCGTTGCCGGCGATCCGGCGTGTTTTATCCTTCTTGAGGAGGTACGCGGAAGTCCCCCATCTGCGGCTGCTTCCCAGATCACTGCCGCTTGTTGTCCTCACACGTTTCTTCCACCTCTTCCCTGACCCAAGCGCCCGGTCCCTCCAACTGCTTGCGCGTTGGATCTGGCGTACGTTACTCACAACCGCCTTCTATGATGAGCGGACTCTCCTGCGACGCGGTGTAGCCGTGATTGATGCAGACGACGAGGAGAGTAGCGTTCAGTCGCTACTGGCGCTCGTCCCAAACTCTGAGCCCGCTGACTTCGCCCTGCCTGCCCGATTCGACGCCCGGGCCGCTGAAAGCAGGATAGCGCTGCTCGGGATGACATCGCTCAATCCTCTCGATCTGCATGACGGTCGCCCCATCGATGTTGCCGCTCTCATCGAAGAGCGGGATGCGGCCGCGTTCCGCAGCATAATTCCACACCATTCTGGCCTCGCCCGCAGCCCGGCAAACCGGATACTCCTTCCTGGGCTCGGAAGTGCTCGCAAGGAATTGCTCGCGCTCCGCGAGGAGCGGCTTACCGACGTCCTCGCTTCTCATGCCATATGTGGGGACGCGCACGCGGCGCTCCTGTCCGGCAGGCCTGAAGAATTTCTTCAGCATCGTAAAGCCGAAATCGAGCGGGCAGTCCGCGACCTTGCGCGTCGGTTGGCGGCGTGGGACCGGAATGACCGGCCTTCGCTCCAGTACATACTTGCCGATGCAGGCCAGGAGGACTGA